Sequence from the Desulfovibrio sp. TomC genome:
TGGCGGCGCTTAATGCCGGGCAGTTCGCCGGCCACGACGACTGGCGGTTGCCGACCGTGCCGGAACTGATGACGCTTCTCACCCCGGAGCCGGTCGGCGAAGGTTATTGCCAGCCGGCCACGCTCACCCAGCCGGTGCGCCGGGTGTGGAGCGCCGACCGGGCCAACTATGCCGCCGCCTACGTGGCCGACGTGGAACTTGGCTACGTGGCCAAGGCCGATTTCTGCTGTCCGGCCTCGGCCCGGGCCGTGCGTTCGCTTTGAGGATGGGCTGGGAACTCCACCGGGCACTGTTCCTTGGTCGGTAGCTTGTGGCCGGTTAGGCGCTTGTAGAGCCATTCCTCCACCGGCTTGCCGCCAAGCTTGGCCAGTTCGATTTCGGCCCTGGCCGCGCCCCGGTGCCCGCCGGCTGAGCCGATGTCGCCAAAAAGCTTGGCCGCCATGTGGCCCATGTTGCGTCCGACGCCGTCGCCGCGAAAGACCACCACCACCGTGCCCTTGACCACCGCCGCCAGCATGTTCCAGGACAGGCCGTGGACGCGGGTGAAAAAGTCCGCCAGCATGACCAGGATGTCCGGGCTTTCCAGGGCGTCCATATAGACGAACAGCCCGCGCGCCCCGACAAAGCGCATCTTGCGAAAGGCCTTGGAGAAAAACTTGAGCCAGCGGCGATGGTATTCGCTGGAGATGATCTTGCGCACCAGGGTCATGTCGGCGTGTTTGGTCAGCGCGCTAAAGGCCCGCACGTCGGCTTCCAGGAAATGGCGCTCGAAGCTTTGGGTATCGGCCTTGATGCCGTAGACCAGGGCCGTGGCCAGGAGCTTGCCCGGGCGGATATGCAGCCCGCGCAGATACTCGGCCATAATCGTGCTGACCGAGCCGTAGTCCGGGCGAATATCGGTATATTCGGCCGTGGAAGGCTGGTCGGGCAAGACAGGATGGTGGTCGATGACGATGGAATAGTGTCGTCCGGCAAAGGCCGGGTGGTGGTGGGGCTGGGAATCCACCATGGCGAACCTGGTATAGGCGGCGCACATGCCCGGCGTGAAAGGCGTCGAGGGGATGCGCAGAAACCGCATCATGGCCAGATTGTCCGGCCGCTTGACCTCGTTGACGTGGGCGATGCCCACTTCGGCTGCCTTATGGGCCATGATGCGCCGCAGGGCCATGGCCGAGGCCAGGGCGTCGGGGTCGGCGTTTATGAGGATCAGCCAGCGGTCGCCGCGACCAATGGCCTGCATCAACCCCCCTGCCGTCTGGGACATCTTTCGAAATGGACTCATGGAGCGTTTCCCTTGAGCTGCACGGACAGTCCGGCGGCAATGAGCCGCACGTCATGGGCCAGGGCGGCAGCGGCCTGATTGAGCGCGCCCAGGGCGTCGATAAATTGCCGCGTGGCCGCATCCCCGGCCACCGGGCCAAGGCCGGTTTCGGCGCTGACCACGATCAGTTCCGGTCCGCCCGGGTCGCCGTAGGGGGCAAAGCCCCGGGCCAGGGCGACGTTGGCCTCTACCGTATCGCCATGACAGGCAAAAAGCCAAAAGTCCAGGCTGTCGAGCAGCACCGTGCCGCCGGCTGCCGCCTCCCGGGCCAGGACGTCCATGGCCTCGGCCCCGGCCTCGATGACGGCCACCCGGGGGTCCCGGACCCGCTTGTGGGCGTTTATGCGCTCCCGGAAGGCGAAATCACAGGCCCGGCCCGTGGCCACCACCCGATGGGGCAGCGGACCTGCGGCGAGAAGCGCCTCGCCATGCCCGGATTTGCCCGAGCGCGTGCCGCCAAGGAGCAGCCGGATCACGCCGCATTCCCGGCAACCGGCGGGGTGACGGCGTCGCTTATGGCCTCGATGCAGGCCAGACTTT
This genomic interval carries:
- a CDS encoding DHH family phosphoesterase, giving the protein MSPFRKMSQTAGGLMQAIGRGDRWLILINADPDALASAMALRRIMAHKAAEVGIAHVNEVKRPDNLAMMRFLRIPSTPFTPGMCAAYTRFAMVDSQPHHHPAFAGRHYSIVIDHHPVLPDQPSTAEYTDIRPDYGSVSTIMAEYLRGLHIRPGKLLATALVYGIKADTQSFERHFLEADVRAFSALTKHADMTLVRKIISSEYHRRWLKFFSKAFRKMRFVGARGLFVYMDALESPDILVMLADFFTRVHGLSWNMLAAVVKGTVVVVFRGDGVGRNMGHMAAKLFGDIGSAGGHRGAARAEIELAKLGGKPVEEWLYKRLTGHKLPTKEQCPVEFPAHPQSERTARAEAGQQKSALAT
- a CDS encoding bifunctional adenosylcobinamide kinase/adenosylcobinamide-phosphate guanylyltransferase, giving the protein MIRLLLGGTRSGKSGHGEALLAAGPLPHRVVATGRACDFAFRERINAHKRVRDPRVAVIEAGAEAMDVLAREAAAGGTVLLDSLDFWLFACHGDTVEANVALARGFAPYGDPGGPELIVVSAETGLGPVAGDAATRQFIDALGALNQAAAALAHDVRLIAAGLSVQLKGNAP